From one Paeniglutamicibacter psychrophenolicus genomic stretch:
- a CDS encoding VOC family protein, producing MPLRDSTPAGNPVWTDIMTTDIEASKKFYAALFGWEFEESISEEYGGYLSATRQGRLVAGLSPYQPEFGGIPNIWSLYLKCDDITATEASVQGAGGQVLMPPTHVAPYGHMGIFLDAGGAAFGVWQPQDHQGFGVDSAHGAPAWHELYSKDYPAAVEFYSKAFGWDTHVMSGSPEFRYTTYGQGDDAKAGLMDASGFLPAEVPGFWVTYWGVDDVDAACATVVANGGTVTEGPHDSEFGRVAAITDCCGASLKLVGV from the coding sequence ATGCCCCTGCGCGATAGCACCCCCGCCGGAAACCCGGTATGGACCGACATCATGACCACCGACATCGAAGCCAGCAAGAAGTTCTATGCCGCACTCTTCGGCTGGGAGTTCGAGGAATCGATCTCCGAGGAATACGGCGGGTACCTCAGCGCCACGCGGCAGGGACGCCTCGTCGCGGGGCTCTCCCCCTACCAGCCCGAGTTCGGCGGCATTCCCAACATCTGGTCGCTGTACCTGAAGTGCGACGACATCACCGCCACGGAGGCCAGCGTCCAGGGCGCCGGCGGCCAGGTCCTGATGCCGCCGACGCATGTGGCGCCGTACGGGCACATGGGCATCTTCCTTGATGCCGGCGGCGCCGCATTCGGTGTCTGGCAGCCGCAGGATCACCAGGGGTTCGGCGTTGATTCGGCGCACGGCGCCCCGGCGTGGCACGAACTGTATTCCAAGGACTACCCTGCAGCGGTGGAGTTCTACTCCAAAGCCTTTGGCTGGGACACCCACGTAATGTCCGGTTCCCCGGAATTCAGGTACACCACCTACGGGCAGGGCGACGATGCCAAGGCCGGGCTGATGGACGCCTCCGGCTTCCTGCCGGCCGAGGTCCCCGGATTCTGGGTGACCTATTGGGGCGTGGATGACGTGGATGCGGCCTGCGCGACGGTGGTGGCCAACGGCGGCACCGTGACCGAGGGCCCGCATGATTCCGAGTTCGGCAGGGTTGCCGCGATCACCGATTGCTGCGGCGCCAGCTTGAAGCTGGTGGGCGTGTAG
- a CDS encoding FAD/NAD(P)-binding protein: MSEQQNPGREPYVIAVVGAGPRGTSVLERLASELDRTRNHSRAITVVVFDVHDPGAGHVWSTAQSRLFLMNTPAGFPTVAPERETPGEPGLSFDQWRLAGGDGAVLSSVEAEELEKMGRGSYPPRALYGRYLRHVFERSVAALRANTAVVEVRVERAEITGLHRGEADYLLTGRRVADANSQTPQSGDALELRADAVVLALGHVPAHLNPAQEAMAQAADDAGLAYQGPNVPGDVAWDKVPAGETVLVRGLGLNFFDVMIALTVGRGGQFNEINGGPGRALEYWPSGREPRIVAASRRGTPYRAKSCIEEFIPDSVKLRYLDFDVIVQKVAEARVLNPDAVVRFDAHVWPLLHRDVLLAYYRTAARRHPSRFEVDPDEFVDNLVAVLDAEHQAGSQVWLQGARRLVEEQAPALGFLDVPRLGHPFAERGFSSLKEYQKAVMEYLEFDAISSVEGEKDPLKMAIATLNAGRMVVKEMITERLISDESRQSEVQGWFEPLVEGLASGPPLQRIEELAALARANVVEFIGPDPEFEIDGPSGVFTASSPWVDAPACTARTLIEAMMPANRVLQTGSPLLRQLLDDGLAAAFHMRNDQGEPFPGSGLEVMGEPYRVVDARGVAHRALFVLGLQLSSAQWGTAIAAQAGAPLDGAARTLGDAQDIARELLRLSQIQDLNQPR, encoded by the coding sequence GTGAGTGAGCAGCAGAATCCCGGTCGAGAACCGTACGTCATTGCCGTTGTGGGAGCCGGACCGCGGGGTACCTCGGTCCTTGAGCGCCTGGCATCCGAACTGGACCGCACCCGGAACCATTCGCGCGCGATCACCGTGGTGGTCTTTGACGTCCATGACCCGGGTGCCGGGCATGTCTGGAGCACGGCCCAGTCCCGGCTCTTCCTGATGAACACCCCCGCGGGATTCCCCACCGTTGCCCCTGAACGGGAAACCCCGGGCGAACCGGGATTGAGCTTTGACCAATGGCGCCTGGCCGGCGGCGACGGCGCCGTGCTCAGCAGCGTGGAGGCCGAGGAGCTGGAAAAGATGGGCCGGGGGTCCTACCCGCCGCGGGCCCTGTATGGACGGTACCTGCGCCACGTTTTTGAGCGGTCGGTGGCGGCCCTGCGCGCCAACACTGCGGTCGTTGAGGTGCGTGTGGAGCGCGCCGAGATCACCGGTCTGCACCGCGGCGAGGCCGACTACCTGCTCACTGGCCGCCGGGTTGCCGACGCCAACAGCCAAACGCCACAATCCGGCGATGCACTTGAACTGCGTGCAGACGCCGTGGTGTTGGCCCTGGGCCACGTTCCGGCACACTTGAACCCGGCACAGGAGGCAATGGCCCAGGCCGCCGACGACGCCGGCCTGGCCTACCAGGGGCCCAACGTTCCCGGTGACGTTGCCTGGGACAAGGTTCCCGCCGGGGAAACCGTCTTGGTTCGCGGACTGGGCCTGAACTTCTTTGACGTGATGATCGCCCTGACAGTGGGGCGCGGCGGACAGTTCAATGAAATCAACGGCGGGCCGGGTCGGGCCCTGGAATACTGGCCCTCGGGCCGGGAACCACGGATCGTGGCAGCCTCCCGCCGCGGAACGCCGTACCGTGCAAAATCCTGCATCGAGGAGTTCATCCCGGACTCCGTGAAACTGCGCTACCTGGACTTCGACGTGATCGTCCAGAAGGTTGCCGAGGCCCGGGTGCTGAACCCGGACGCCGTTGTCCGCTTTGACGCGCATGTGTGGCCATTGCTGCACCGCGACGTCCTGCTGGCCTACTACCGCACCGCGGCCAGGCGGCACCCGTCCCGCTTCGAGGTGGACCCCGACGAATTCGTGGACAACCTGGTTGCGGTGCTCGACGCCGAGCACCAGGCAGGTTCCCAGGTGTGGCTGCAGGGCGCTCGCCGGCTCGTGGAAGAGCAGGCGCCCGCCTTGGGATTCCTTGATGTCCCCCGGCTGGGCCACCCCTTCGCCGAACGGGGTTTTTCTTCCTTGAAGGAATACCAGAAGGCCGTCATGGAATACCTGGAGTTCGATGCGATTTCCTCGGTGGAAGGCGAGAAAGACCCGTTGAAGATGGCCATTGCCACCTTGAACGCCGGGCGCATGGTCGTCAAGGAGATGATCACCGAGCGCCTGATCTCGGACGAGTCGCGCCAGAGCGAGGTGCAGGGCTGGTTCGAACCGCTGGTCGAGGGTCTGGCCTCCGGTCCTCCGCTGCAACGCATCGAGGAGCTCGCAGCATTGGCCCGGGCCAACGTCGTGGAGTTCATCGGCCCGGACCCGGAGTTCGAGATTGACGGGCCTTCCGGCGTGTTCACCGCATCCTCGCCGTGGGTCGACGCCCCGGCATGTACGGCACGCACGCTCATCGAGGCCATGATGCCGGCCAACCGCGTGCTGCAGACGGGCTCGCCCTTGCTGCGGCAGCTGCTCGACGATGGCTTGGCCGCCGCGTTTCACATGCGCAACGACCAAGGCGAACCATTCCCGGGCTCGGGACTTGAGGTCATGGGCGAGCCGTACCGGGTGGTTGATGCCCGCGGGGTGGCGCACCGGGCGCTTTTCGTGCTCGGACTCCAGCTGTCCTCCGCGCAATGGGGTACCGCCATCGCGGCACAGGCCGGTGCCCCGCTCGACGGTGCGGCCCGCACCCTGGGCGATGCCCAAGATATCGCCCGGGAACTGCTGCGCCTGAGCCAGATCCAGGACCTGAACCAGCCGCGCTGA
- a CDS encoding type I restriction endonuclease, which yields MQFGERLAALAAKIQQQRNIIETEEATKNAFIMPFISTILGYDVFNPLEVVPEYTADIGIKKGEKIDYAIMLGGEVQILIECKRSAGGLKYEHASQLYRYFAATTARIAILTNGEVYQFYTDLDAPNKMDAKPFLILDMNDIDETLIPELRKLSRDAFDLESIVSAAEELRYVGEIKRAIAANFQEPTAEWVKFLSAGVYEGQFTQRVREQFTVLVAKATKQYLADQVNDRLKAALGEPNIPMMSSAEAASSVTSEPVVEADLEPDDGVDTTLEELEGFHIVRAIVCKNVKVNRIAHRDAKSYFAVLLDDNNRKPIARLHFNRAQKYLGLFGEDKTETRIPIESLDEIYLHSDALRATVESYEAA from the coding sequence ATGCAGTTCGGAGAACGGCTAGCAGCGCTGGCGGCAAAGATTCAGCAGCAACGCAACATCATCGAAACCGAGGAGGCGACGAAGAACGCATTCATCATGCCGTTCATTTCGACGATCCTCGGGTATGACGTGTTCAACCCGCTGGAAGTTGTCCCCGAGTACACCGCCGACATCGGGATCAAAAAGGGCGAAAAGATTGATTACGCCATCATGCTTGGTGGCGAGGTGCAGATCCTCATTGAGTGCAAGCGTTCGGCCGGTGGCCTCAAGTACGAGCATGCATCGCAGCTCTACCGCTACTTTGCCGCCACCACCGCAAGAATCGCGATCCTGACCAATGGGGAGGTCTACCAGTTCTATACCGACCTCGATGCCCCGAACAAGATGGATGCGAAGCCGTTCCTGATCCTCGACATGAACGACATCGACGAAACACTGATCCCGGAGTTGCGCAAGCTGTCCCGTGATGCGTTCGACCTTGAATCCATTGTCAGCGCCGCGGAGGAACTCCGCTACGTCGGGGAGATCAAGCGCGCCATCGCCGCCAACTTCCAGGAACCAACGGCGGAGTGGGTCAAGTTCCTGTCGGCTGGCGTCTACGAGGGGCAATTTACGCAGCGCGTGCGCGAGCAGTTCACAGTCCTCGTAGCCAAGGCCACGAAGCAGTACCTTGCAGATCAGGTGAACGATCGCCTCAAGGCGGCGCTCGGGGAACCGAACATTCCCATGATGTCGAGTGCGGAGGCTGCCTCCAGCGTCACCAGCGAACCTGTGGTCGAAGCCGACCTTGAGCCGGACGACGGCGTTGATACGACGCTGGAAGAACTCGAAGGCTTCCACATTGTTCGTGCCATTGTTTGCAAGAACGTCAAGGTCAACCGCATTGCGCATCGAGATGCGAAGTCCTACTTTGCGGTGCTGCTCGATGACAACAACCGCAAACCGATAGCCAGGCTGCATTTCAACAGAGCACAGAAATACCTCGGGCTGTTTGGGGAAGACAAGACAGAAACGCGTATCCCCATTGAAAGCCTTGACGAGATCTACCTGCATTCCGATGCCCTGCGCGCCACGGTGGAAAGTTATGAAGCTGCGTAG
- a CDS encoding prolyl oligopeptidase family serine peptidase, with amino-acid sequence MSTPHLETPASTSLAETTGSSEAPASDALVQNDNVQAAENTAEDQFLWLEELDSDRAMDWVVGQNDRTEAELFDADFAATKDAILTVLDAADRIPMVTKRGEHYYNFWRDSQHPKGLWRRTSWESYLQQEPEWEVLLDVDALAAAEGIDWVYSGAQMLRPASGREYTRALVKLSPDGGDQVRVREFDLPTLAFVPGGFDLPVAKTNVSWADADTLFVATDVGEGSLTLSSYARTVRRLSRGHELAEAEEIFAVDQSHVLAYVSHDSTPGFERDVAHDVIDFYNSKTYVRSGDEWVHLDVPTDVGVSLHRGWVIFSPQTPWTREGVTHIPGSLVLAELDGFMAGTGALREIFVPTDSTSLQSIDFTASHILLNVLQDVSSQILICDPARGFELRPLDIGSPLHSFSISAVDDEDPECGEDFWLSLTGFLTPTTLARGTVGSDAANAATPLPVKSAPARFDAEDFEVSQHFAVSDDGTRVPYFQVSPRELPLDGKNPVLMNGYGGFQASLTPSYLGALGPGWLVRRTEQGRRGSYVVANIRGGGEYGPRWHRAALRENRHRAYEDFAAIARDLINRGVTSREHLAATGRSNGGLLMGNMITGYPELFGAISCGVPLLDMRRYTRLAAGHSWIAEYGDPDVPADWEFVRTFSPYHRLDDALPKGATYPASLIWSATSDDRVGPVQARKMAAKMLDMGVGNVRYHESLDGGHAGASDNGATATMLATSYEFLWRHVAD; translated from the coding sequence ATGAGCACCCCTCACCTTGAAACCCCCGCATCCACAAGCCTCGCCGAAACGACAGGTAGTTCCGAAGCCCCGGCCTCGGATGCCCTCGTGCAGAACGACAATGTCCAAGCCGCCGAGAACACCGCCGAGGATCAATTCCTGTGGCTCGAGGAATTGGATTCGGACCGAGCCATGGACTGGGTGGTTGGCCAGAACGACCGCACCGAGGCGGAACTCTTCGACGCGGATTTCGCCGCCACCAAGGATGCCATCCTCACGGTGCTGGACGCCGCCGACAGGATCCCGATGGTCACCAAGCGCGGAGAGCACTACTACAACTTCTGGCGCGATTCGCAGCACCCCAAGGGCTTGTGGCGGCGCACCAGCTGGGAGTCGTACCTGCAACAGGAGCCGGAGTGGGAGGTCCTGCTGGATGTGGATGCCCTGGCAGCAGCCGAGGGAATCGACTGGGTCTACTCCGGGGCACAGATGCTTCGCCCGGCAAGCGGCAGGGAATACACCCGGGCGCTGGTCAAGCTCTCCCCCGATGGCGGTGACCAGGTTCGCGTGCGGGAATTCGACCTGCCAACCCTGGCCTTTGTCCCCGGAGGTTTTGACCTGCCGGTCGCCAAGACCAACGTCTCCTGGGCGGATGCGGACACCTTGTTTGTCGCCACCGATGTCGGGGAAGGGTCGCTCACGCTGTCCTCGTATGCCCGCACCGTGCGCCGCCTGTCGCGCGGCCACGAGCTGGCCGAGGCCGAGGAAATCTTCGCCGTCGACCAGTCGCACGTCCTGGCCTACGTTTCCCATGATTCGACCCCGGGGTTCGAACGCGACGTGGCCCACGACGTCATCGATTTCTACAATTCCAAGACCTACGTTCGCAGCGGCGATGAGTGGGTGCACCTTGACGTCCCCACCGACGTCGGGGTTTCGCTGCACCGTGGCTGGGTGATCTTCTCCCCGCAAACCCCGTGGACCCGCGAAGGTGTCACCCACATTCCCGGCTCACTGGTGCTGGCAGAACTCGACGGGTTCATGGCCGGCACCGGGGCCCTGCGCGAGATCTTTGTCCCCACGGACTCCACCTCCCTGCAATCCATTGACTTCACCGCCAGCCACATCCTGCTCAATGTCCTGCAAGACGTCTCATCCCAGATCCTCATCTGCGATCCCGCCCGCGGCTTCGAGCTTCGGCCTCTGGACATCGGTTCCCCGTTGCACAGCTTCAGCATCTCGGCCGTCGACGACGAGGATCCCGAATGCGGCGAGGACTTTTGGCTGTCCCTCACCGGTTTCCTCACACCCACCACCCTGGCACGCGGGACCGTCGGCTCGGACGCGGCCAACGCCGCAACCCCGCTGCCGGTAAAGAGCGCACCGGCTCGTTTCGATGCCGAAGACTTCGAGGTCTCCCAGCACTTTGCCGTTTCCGATGACGGAACCCGCGTCCCCTATTTCCAGGTGTCCCCGCGCGAGCTTCCGCTGGACGGGAAGAACCCGGTGCTGATGAACGGCTATGGCGGGTTCCAGGCCAGCCTGACCCCGAGCTACCTCGGTGCGTTGGGTCCCGGCTGGCTGGTTCGCCGCACTGAACAGGGCCGGCGCGGCAGCTACGTGGTGGCCAACATCCGCGGCGGCGGCGAGTACGGGCCGCGCTGGCACCGGGCTGCGCTGCGGGAAAACCGGCACCGCGCCTACGAGGACTTCGCGGCCATTGCCCGCGACCTCATCAACCGCGGGGTCACCTCGCGCGAACACCTGGCCGCGACGGGACGTTCCAACGGCGGGCTGCTGATGGGCAACATGATCACCGGCTACCCCGAGCTTTTCGGGGCGATCTCCTGCGGTGTCCCCTTGTTGGACATGCGCAGGTACACGCGGCTGGCCGCCGGGCATTCATGGATTGCCGAGTACGGCGACCCGGATGTGCCCGCTGACTGGGAATTTGTTCGCACGTTCTCCCCGTACCACCGGCTCGACGATGCGCTCCCGAAGGGGGCCACCTACCCGGCCTCGCTGATTTGGAGCGCCACCAGTGACGACCGGGTCGGCCCGGTGCAGGCCCGGAAGATGGCGGCGAAGATGCTGGACATGGGTGTGGGCAATGTCCGCTACCACGAGTCCCTTGACGGCGGACATGCCGGGGCCAGCGACAACGGCGCGACGGCGACCATGCTGGCAACCAGCTACGAATTCCTCTGGCGGCACGTCGCGGACTAA